From a single Miscanthus floridulus cultivar M001 chromosome 8, ASM1932011v1, whole genome shotgun sequence genomic region:
- the LOC136474309 gene encoding filament-like plant protein 7 isoform X1, with the protein MAEMGEALRSCMERLVIAREEREQIIVEAANEISSEKKKVRELQQKLEDANKKVAKLAAENNHLSKAADSKDALIGELRESAAATGNKLADATARLESAQKQAGSLQYEVRMLQKELEVRGQEREYDLKSVDAARRQQAEHLKRIAELEAECQRLRAMVRKRLPGPAAIAKMRDEVDQQPTQTPTSASPRRPRLAMPSSPRSVVAPRTPSPRRSSVSDAEGYAFKLRAVEDENKALKQALAKRESELQFMQIKYADEACKLTVAQRQLKELTEENRQLSDANSQSESWASALVSELDKFRSGNQNGAPIMAPSSSEMNLLDDFAEIEKLEMASGDQKRNAQRASLKKADTGLVTKEQNGSGPVLDGSISNGHTEKVKNIWELVVHRHEASGESVETIIEQISQALDQTAISAKRDDSVAMNDRSEIEKAVRNMVEEITSMIRTSAEDNVARSRVLLHNKSELFRRLEHLVHFCHDLLEGKCNLGKFIDEVCLVLKYIVSQYFSDQDQTDSLNSNTENFDGVKSLSTVPVNGTHDTESAKPAAKLGIQTEAEEEPVQSVESKIMANHLQKPDTEPIHVIQAQDDSILPGRKSAYCEIKSPVAEASVENCAAQEESHLATHSLQNSEILAAADKLAECQETITILSKQLKALKMPATSGPLDTSSICIPRPSNAASDYRPQSLASILAEEFADAEASMSPTTPKQQVLSKKDGGEVCATPRRSAAQQQENTGAGADDKDSMQIVVHPVFAAAPLRQDDVSADPKRKKKGSTSLLGRIMFRKRVEGGS; encoded by the exons ATGGCTGAAATGGGAGAAGCTCTGAGATCCTGCATGGAACGGCTGGTCATTGCCAGGGAAGAGCGGGAGCAGATCATCGTGGAGGCGGCCAACGAGATATCCTCCGAGAAGAAGAAAGTGCGCGAGCTCCAGCAGAAGCTGGAGGACGCGAACAAGAAGGTCGCGAAGCTCGCCGCCGAGAACAACCACCTCAGCAAGGCCGCTGACTCCAAGGACGCGCTGATCGGGGAGCTGAGGGAGTCCGCGGCGGCCACTGGGAACAAGCTCGCCGACGCGACGGCGAGGCTAGAATCGGCGCAGAAGCAAGCCGGGTCGTTGCAGTACGAGGTGCGCATGCTCCAGAAGGAGCTGGAGGTCCGGGGCCAGGAGCGGGAGTACGACCTCAAGTCCGTCGACGCCGCGCGCCGGCAGCAGGCGGAGCACCTGAAGCGGATCGCGGAGCTGGAGGCCGAGTGCCAGCGGCTGCGCGCCATGGTCCGAAAGCGCCTCCCCGGGCCGGCAGCGATCGCCAAGATGAGGGACGAGGTCGATCAGCAGCCGACCCAGACCCCCACATCAGCCAGCCCGAGGCGGCCGCGTCTCGCGATGCCCTCCTCGCCGCGGTCGGTCGTCGCGCCGCGGACCCCGTCGCCGCGGCGCTCCTCCGTCTCGGACGCCGAGGGCTACGCGTTCAAGCTCCGCGCCGTGGAGGACGAGAACAAGGCGCTGAAGCAGGCGCTCGCCAAGAGGGAGAGCGAGCTGCAGTTCATGCAGATTAAGTACGCCGACGAGGCCTGCAAGCTGACCGTGGCTCAGAGGCAGCTCAAGGAACTGACGGAGGAGAACAGGCAGCTGAGTGACGCCAACAGTCAGTCTGAATCCTGGGCTTCTGCTCTGGTTTCTGAACTGGACAAGTTCAGGTCAGGCAACCAAAACGGTGCGCCCATCATGGCACCATCTTCATCTGAGATGAACTTGCTCGATGATTTCGCTGAGATTGAGAAGCTGGAGATGGCATCAGGTGATCAGAAGCGCAACGCGCAACGCGCATCTCTGAAGAAGGCAGATACAGGACTGGTAACGAAAGAACAGAATGGCAGTGGTCCTGTCCTGGATGGTAGTATCTCCAACGGCCATACTGAAAAGGTTAAGAATATTTGGGAACTAGTTGTGCACAGGCATGAAGCAAGTGGGGAAAGTGTTGAAACTATTATTGAACAGATAAGCCAAGCATTGGATCAGACAGCTATTTCTGCCAAGAGAGATGATTCAGTTGCAATGAATGACCGGTCTGAAATAGAGAAGGCGGTGAGAAATATGGTTGAGGAAATCACTTCCATGATTCGCACATCTGCAGAAGACAATGTTGCAAGATCAAGAGTGCTGTTGCACAACAAGTCTGAACTTTTTCGCCGCCTTGAGCACCTGGTTCATTTCTGTCATGATCTACTTGAAGGGAAATGTAACCTTGGAAAGTTCATAGATGAGGTTTGCCTCGTCCTAAAGTATATAGTGAGCCAATACTtctcagatcaagatcagactgACAGTTTGAACAGTAATACAGAAAATTTTGATGGAGTTAAGTCATTGAGTACAGTGCCCGTAAATGGTACACATGACACTGAAAGCGCTAAACCAGCAGCAAAATTAGGTATTCAGACAGAAGCAGAGGAAGAACCAGTTCAGTCAGTGGAAAGCAAGATTATGGCCAATCATCTACAGAAGCCTGATACAGAACCGATACATGTTATACAAGCCCAGGATGATAGTATCCTTCCAGGAAGAAAATCGGCATACTGTGAGATAAAAAG CCCTGTTGCTGAAGCAAGTGTGGAAAATTGTGCAGCTCAAGAGGAAAGTCATTTAGCAACA CATTCACTGCAGAACTCAGAGATCCTCGCAGCAGCTGACAAGCTCGCCGAGTGCCAGGAGACGATCACGATTCTGAGCAAGCAGCTGAAAGCTCTAAAGATGCCAGCAACTTCAGGTCCTCTAGACACCTCCTCCATCTGCATCCCCAGGCCGAGCAACGCGGCGTCCGACTACAGGCCGCAGTCGCTCGCGAGCATCCTCGCCGAGGAGTTCGCCGACGCCGAGGCCTCCATGTCTCCCACCACACCCAAGCAACAAGTGCTGTCCAAGAAAGACGGAGGTGAGGTCTGTGCTACGCCGAGGAGGAGCGCAGCACAGCAGCAGGAGAACACCGGCGCTGGTGCTGACGACAAGGATTCGATGCAGATAGTCGTCCATCCTGTGTTCGCCGCCGCGCCGCTGCGGCAGGACGATGTTTCCGCTGAcccgaagaggaagaagaagggcagtACGAGCCTGCTGGGCAGGATCATGTTCAGGAAGAGAGTGGAAGGCGGCTCCTAG
- the LOC136474309 gene encoding filament-like plant protein 7 isoform X2 encodes MAEMGEALRSCMERLVIAREEREQIIVEAANEISSEKKKVRELQQKLEDANKKVAKLAAENNHLSKAADSKDALIGELRESAAATGNKLADATARLESAQKQAGSLQYEVRMLQKELEVRGQEREYDLKSVDAARRQQAEHLKRIAELEAECQRLRAMVRKRLPGPAAIAKMRDEVDQQPTQTPTSASPRRPRLAMPSSPRSVVAPRTPSPRRSSVSDAEGYAFKLRAVEDENKALKQALAKRESELQFMQIKYADEACKLTVAQRQLKELTEENRQLSDANSQSESWASALVSELDKFRSGNQNGAPIMAPSSSEMNLLDDFAEIEKLEMASGDQKRNAQRASLKKADTGLVTKEQNGSGPVLDGSISNGHTEKVKNIWELVVHRHEASGESVETIIEQISQALDQTAISAKRDDSVAMNDRSEIEKAVRNMVEEITSMIRTSAEDNVARSRVLLHNKSELFRRLEHLVHFCHDLLEGKCNLGKFIDEVCLVLKYIVSQYFSDQDQTDSLNSNTENFDGVKSLSTVPVNGTHDTESAKPAAKLGIQTEAEEEPVQSVESKIMANHLQKPDTEPIHVIQAQDDSILPGRKSAYCEIKSPVAEASVENCAAQEESHLATNSEILAAADKLAECQETITILSKQLKALKMPATSGPLDTSSICIPRPSNAASDYRPQSLASILAEEFADAEASMSPTTPKQQVLSKKDGGEVCATPRRSAAQQQENTGAGADDKDSMQIVVHPVFAAAPLRQDDVSADPKRKKKGSTSLLGRIMFRKRVEGGS; translated from the exons ATGGCTGAAATGGGAGAAGCTCTGAGATCCTGCATGGAACGGCTGGTCATTGCCAGGGAAGAGCGGGAGCAGATCATCGTGGAGGCGGCCAACGAGATATCCTCCGAGAAGAAGAAAGTGCGCGAGCTCCAGCAGAAGCTGGAGGACGCGAACAAGAAGGTCGCGAAGCTCGCCGCCGAGAACAACCACCTCAGCAAGGCCGCTGACTCCAAGGACGCGCTGATCGGGGAGCTGAGGGAGTCCGCGGCGGCCACTGGGAACAAGCTCGCCGACGCGACGGCGAGGCTAGAATCGGCGCAGAAGCAAGCCGGGTCGTTGCAGTACGAGGTGCGCATGCTCCAGAAGGAGCTGGAGGTCCGGGGCCAGGAGCGGGAGTACGACCTCAAGTCCGTCGACGCCGCGCGCCGGCAGCAGGCGGAGCACCTGAAGCGGATCGCGGAGCTGGAGGCCGAGTGCCAGCGGCTGCGCGCCATGGTCCGAAAGCGCCTCCCCGGGCCGGCAGCGATCGCCAAGATGAGGGACGAGGTCGATCAGCAGCCGACCCAGACCCCCACATCAGCCAGCCCGAGGCGGCCGCGTCTCGCGATGCCCTCCTCGCCGCGGTCGGTCGTCGCGCCGCGGACCCCGTCGCCGCGGCGCTCCTCCGTCTCGGACGCCGAGGGCTACGCGTTCAAGCTCCGCGCCGTGGAGGACGAGAACAAGGCGCTGAAGCAGGCGCTCGCCAAGAGGGAGAGCGAGCTGCAGTTCATGCAGATTAAGTACGCCGACGAGGCCTGCAAGCTGACCGTGGCTCAGAGGCAGCTCAAGGAACTGACGGAGGAGAACAGGCAGCTGAGTGACGCCAACAGTCAGTCTGAATCCTGGGCTTCTGCTCTGGTTTCTGAACTGGACAAGTTCAGGTCAGGCAACCAAAACGGTGCGCCCATCATGGCACCATCTTCATCTGAGATGAACTTGCTCGATGATTTCGCTGAGATTGAGAAGCTGGAGATGGCATCAGGTGATCAGAAGCGCAACGCGCAACGCGCATCTCTGAAGAAGGCAGATACAGGACTGGTAACGAAAGAACAGAATGGCAGTGGTCCTGTCCTGGATGGTAGTATCTCCAACGGCCATACTGAAAAGGTTAAGAATATTTGGGAACTAGTTGTGCACAGGCATGAAGCAAGTGGGGAAAGTGTTGAAACTATTATTGAACAGATAAGCCAAGCATTGGATCAGACAGCTATTTCTGCCAAGAGAGATGATTCAGTTGCAATGAATGACCGGTCTGAAATAGAGAAGGCGGTGAGAAATATGGTTGAGGAAATCACTTCCATGATTCGCACATCTGCAGAAGACAATGTTGCAAGATCAAGAGTGCTGTTGCACAACAAGTCTGAACTTTTTCGCCGCCTTGAGCACCTGGTTCATTTCTGTCATGATCTACTTGAAGGGAAATGTAACCTTGGAAAGTTCATAGATGAGGTTTGCCTCGTCCTAAAGTATATAGTGAGCCAATACTtctcagatcaagatcagactgACAGTTTGAACAGTAATACAGAAAATTTTGATGGAGTTAAGTCATTGAGTACAGTGCCCGTAAATGGTACACATGACACTGAAAGCGCTAAACCAGCAGCAAAATTAGGTATTCAGACAGAAGCAGAGGAAGAACCAGTTCAGTCAGTGGAAAGCAAGATTATGGCCAATCATCTACAGAAGCCTGATACAGAACCGATACATGTTATACAAGCCCAGGATGATAGTATCCTTCCAGGAAGAAAATCGGCATACTGTGAGATAAAAAG CCCTGTTGCTGAAGCAAGTGTGGAAAATTGTGCAGCTCAAGAGGAAAGTCATTTAGCAACA AACTCAGAGATCCTCGCAGCAGCTGACAAGCTCGCCGAGTGCCAGGAGACGATCACGATTCTGAGCAAGCAGCTGAAAGCTCTAAAGATGCCAGCAACTTCAGGTCCTCTAGACACCTCCTCCATCTGCATCCCCAGGCCGAGCAACGCGGCGTCCGACTACAGGCCGCAGTCGCTCGCGAGCATCCTCGCCGAGGAGTTCGCCGACGCCGAGGCCTCCATGTCTCCCACCACACCCAAGCAACAAGTGCTGTCCAAGAAAGACGGAGGTGAGGTCTGTGCTACGCCGAGGAGGAGCGCAGCACAGCAGCAGGAGAACACCGGCGCTGGTGCTGACGACAAGGATTCGATGCAGATAGTCGTCCATCCTGTGTTCGCCGCCGCGCCGCTGCGGCAGGACGATGTTTCCGCTGAcccgaagaggaagaagaagggcagtACGAGCCTGCTGGGCAGGATCATGTTCAGGAAGAGAGTGGAAGGCGGCTCCTAG
- the LOC136474310 gene encoding uncharacterized protein isoform X1 — protein MDLRQPLPPPTAATSTRPFRDRRRSGGERTTSLLHWISARSFHRHAGSPPAASTPPFRNRRRAHSQAGGVWTTGLPSQRADAGLVRTELCCMSDDGYLVTDKDLTEDGSDDRYLTIYKDSTKDWSDESPTATADAMEGGIEPWATSVGETSSPAECLDKRKLSDDWMKQSYHCRKIRRLQRDTVSLDLQVMVLQLEMTRLYADQAEVTEMISDLKKFFFG, from the exons ATGGATCTCCGCCAGCCGCTTCCACCGCCCACGGCCGCCACCTCCACTCGTCCCTTCAGAGACAGGCGGCGTTCCGGCGGCGAGCGGACAACAAGCTTGCTTCACTGGATCTCCGCCAGAAGCTTCCACCGCCACGCTGGATCTCCGCCAGCCGCTTCCACCCCTCCCTTCCGAAACAGGCGGCGTGCCCACTCCCAGGCAGGCGGCGTGTGGACGACAGGCTTGCCCAGTCAGCGGGCAGATGCAGGGCTGGTGAGGACCGAGCTTTG TTGTATGAGCGACGATGGATACTTGGTGACGGACAAAGACTTGACAGAGGACGGGTCAGATGATAGATACTTGACGATTTACAAAGACTCGACAAAGGACTGGTCGGACGAGTCCCCAACCGCCACGGCAGATGCTATGGAGGGCGGAATC GAGCCATGGGCTACATCAGTTGGTGAAACAAGTTCCCCGGCTGAATGCCTTGACAAAAGGAAACTATCAGATGACTGGATGAAACAATCTTATCATTGTCGTAAGATCCGACGATTGCAGAGGGACACTGTGTCACTAGATTTGCAAGTGATGGTATTACagctagaaatgaccagactatATGCAGATCAGGCGGAAGTAACAGAAATGATAAGTGATTTGAAG AAGTTCTTTTTTGGATAA
- the LOC136474310 gene encoding uncharacterized protein isoform X2, with protein sequence MQGCCMSDDGYLVTDKDLTEDGSDDRYLTIYKDSTKDWSDESPTATADAMEGGIEPWATSVGETSSPAECLDKRKLSDDWMKQSYHCRKIRRLQRDTVSLDLQVMVLQLEMTRLYADQAEVTEMISDLKKFFFG encoded by the exons ATGCAGGGCTG TTGTATGAGCGACGATGGATACTTGGTGACGGACAAAGACTTGACAGAGGACGGGTCAGATGATAGATACTTGACGATTTACAAAGACTCGACAAAGGACTGGTCGGACGAGTCCCCAACCGCCACGGCAGATGCTATGGAGGGCGGAATC GAGCCATGGGCTACATCAGTTGGTGAAACAAGTTCCCCGGCTGAATGCCTTGACAAAAGGAAACTATCAGATGACTGGATGAAACAATCTTATCATTGTCGTAAGATCCGACGATTGCAGAGGGACACTGTGTCACTAGATTTGCAAGTGATGGTATTACagctagaaatgaccagactatATGCAGATCAGGCGGAAGTAACAGAAATGATAAGTGATTTGAAG AAGTTCTTTTTTGGATAA